The DNA window GGTGAAGACGAGGTGGATCCGGCCGTCGCGGGCCTGGAAGACGATCGGATAGCCGTAGTCGCGGTCGCCGTCGGCAATCACGCGGCGGTGAGGGTAGGAGGCGTCGTTGTCGGTCGAGAGGGCGACGGCAAGCGGGGTGCGACGGGTCATGCTGTCGTTGTAGACGAGCAGGAGGTTGCCACTCTGAAGCTTGAGGAAGTCGACGGCGGCGTTCGGGTTGGGGAACTCGGAGTTGAGCCCTTCGGTCCAGGTCTGGCCGCGGTCGTCCGACTCGGCGCGGATGATGTAGCCGTCGGTGGTGGGGCCGTAGTCGCCCCCGCGTCGGCAGTAGGCAACAATCCGGCCGTCGGGCAGTTGCACGGGGGAGGGTTGCAGGTTCCCGCGGGCCGACCGGATGCGGCCCAGCTCTTGCCAGCCGGCGAAGGGGTCGGCCGGGTCGAAGCGGTAGAAGACCGAGCAGGTGTCGGGTCCGACTGATTCCGTGTCCTCGCCGGTCTCGAAGTAGGCAGGGAGCAGGTAGGAGCCATCGTCGAGGACGATCGGCCGGTTGCGGACCATCATGCCGGCCTCAGTGGCGAGGATTGAAGCGTCGGACCAGGTCTGTGCGCCGTCTCGGGACACCTTGAACTGGATGCGGGAGCTGGACCAGGTCTCGCCGAACCGGACAACGTAAAAGAGCCAGACGAGGCCGTCGGGCGCTTGCCAGATCACCCCGTTGCCGGCCGATCGGAGCGGGTCCTTGGCGATGACCTCGGGGAAGGTCCAGGCGTCGGACCCTTTGGCGAGGCGAGAGCCGTAGACGGCCGTGTCGGTCGCGTACTCGCCCGCGCCGCCGTAGTAGACGAGGTAGAGATCACCGTTGGCCAGCTCGTCCATGCAGGCGGGATGCTTGTACGGTCCGGTCTCGATTTCTGGTCCGAAGATGCGGTTGATCGTCGGCGATCCTCCGGCAGGGGGATCCGCCTGGGGGGTCGACGCAACGATCAAGGCGAGGAAGCTGGCGAGCGTGAGAATCGACATGTGCGGAGGGTCCTGAAGTCGAACGCGGATCGGGAATGGGGTTGGCGCTCACGATCGGGTCGATCGAATCGAGGGGGGAACGGGCGACCCGGCCCGGATTGGGAATTACCGTATCGCTCGGGAGGGCGTTCGACAACGGCCTCGTCGACCCTTGTCGAGGCGGACCGGGACAATCGGCCGAGGCGTCACGTGATTCGGCCCTCCGCGTCGGGCACATGCTTCGGCCTCGCGGGCGAGCATCGGTCGCTTTAGGTCGGTGCGCACGCCGGTGCGCCTTTGGGTGCGCTTCGGATCGGGGAGGGAGAATTCGCGTAACGGGTTGAGGGATCGAAGGTTTCGGACGATGCGCCCGAGTTCGTTTCGGCAACCGTGCTCGTCGGTTCCACGGGTCGGAGCAGTTGGCTCGGCAGGAACGAACCCGAACGATTTGGCCGGTCGGTGCGCTTGCGGGTGCGCCGGTCGGTGCGCCCTGGGTGCGCCAAGGGGGGAAGAACGGAACGTGTTTCATGGCAGGAACATCGGGAAAACCAGGCCGTTCGTTTCGAGACAATTGGGGATGGTCGACACCTCAGTCGGCCAGGCGAGAACCTCGAATCGAAAATGCAATCAATCATGAAACTTCAAGAACGCCGAGTCTCAAAGGAAGCCATCGACAAGCCGTGACGAAATCCGAGATCGGTCCGAGGAACGCGAGGGGTCGGAAACAGGACTCACCGTAGAAAGGATCGTGAGAAGGAGGGGTTTCAGTCACACAAACTGAGGGAGGAGGACGGATTTCGAAGGGCCAAGGTGCTCGACGCGGGCAGGGGTCACGCCTCTCCTCTTGTTTCCGGATCAGGATCGTCGGCTCCCCTGGGAGGCTCGGGGCGGGACCGAGGATGTTGGGGCCGACCGGGATGGGAATTCGATGATGGGCAGGCCCTTTGCTTCGGTCTTGAGTTGAAACAGTAGGCCGTGGAACCGCTTTGGGCCGTAGACGGTCATCAGCGCGACGAGGGACCAGAGGAGCACCGCAGGCAGGAAAATGGGTTCGAGCCCATAGATTGCGTTGACGATGGCCATCATGCCCAGGTCGGCAGCGAGGTGCAGTCGGATGCGGCGCGAGGAGACCGAGCCCGATCGTCGGGTGAAGAGGAGCGGGGCGATCAGGCCCGGCAGCCCGCAGCGGCCCGTGCCGAAGAAGGGGCAGCGGGAGCAGGTCGTGCGGAAGGTCTCGACGAGCCAGGCCAGAATCACGGCGGTCGTCGCCAGACCGAGCCAGAGGCCATGAACGAAGGCGATCGCCACGGCCCCGATCAGAAAGGGCGGGACACCGAGGCCAAACCAGTACGTGAAAAACTTCCGGCTGGAGACAACTCTCGTGATCGCCGTCATCAGCGTCCTCCTTCTGGATTTCGAGGGATGGTCTGTTCGACCGAGCGATCCGATCCGATCCGATCCGAAGGCCGGTTTCGGCCCTCACGGCCCGCTCGGCCTGGAGAATTCATCCGCAGGCCCTGGCGAGACCCGCCAGAAGTCGCAATGATTTTTTCTTGAGGGGGTGTCGCGAACCGTCGGGCCTTGCATCCGGAGGCACTGATGAAACGCGCAGACGAAGGGTCGGTTACGGTCTGGATCGGCGACCTGAAGCGAGACGCCGACACCGCCGCCGAGGAGCTCTGGGAACGCTACTTCGGCCAGCTTGTTCGCCTCGCCGCTGCCCGGCTCCGAGGAGCGTCTCGGGCCGCGGCCGACGAGGAAGACGTCGCCCTGAGTGCCTTCGACAGTTTCTGCCGGAACGCCGAACGTGGCCGATTCCCTCGCCTGGAGGACCGCAATGACCTCTGGCGGATCCTGGTGACGATCACGACTCGCAAGGCTACGGACCAGCGACAATGGCAAGGCCGCAGGAAGCGGGGAGGCGGACTGGTCCTCGACGAGGCAGCGCTGGAGGGGCCAGAGGCTCAGGGCAGAGCGCGAGGGCTGGTGGCGGTCGCCGGCCGGGAGCCGACGCCCGAGTTCGCGGCGATTGTGACCGAGGAGTACCGCCGTCGCCTCGACACCTTGCCGGACGACGTCCTTCGTCGCATTGCCCAGTGGAAGCTGGAGGGGGAGCGCCACGAGGAGATTGCCCGACGGCTCGATTGCAGCGTGCGAAGCGTCGAGCGCAAGCTCGCCTTGATCCGTCGGTACTGGCTTACGGAGGAGCCGACATGAGCGCCGATCACCATGTTGACTCCGACCCGATCCCGCTGTCGATCGCCGCGCGCATCGACCGGGTCTGCGACCGATTCGAGGCCTCCTGGAAAACCGGATCGCGTCCCAGAATCGAGGATGACCTCACCGTGATGGATCCGGAGGGCCGAGAGGCATTGCTGCGGGACCTGCTGGCCCTGGAACTCGACTACCGGGAGCGTTGCGGGGAACGACCGACCCTGTCCGAGTATCGGCAGCGATTCCCCCACGAGGAGGCGATCGTCGAGACGGTTTTCCGAGCGTCGGTGGAGCACCCTCCCGGTCCCAACACCGAAGCCGAATGCGAAGGTGAAGGCGAGGAGACGTGCACGTTCGATTACCCTTCGAACGCATCGCAAGACGAGCAAGGGTTGCCTCGCCTCTCCTCGGGACGCTTCGGCGACTACGAGCTGATCGCGATGCTCGGCCGGGGGGGGATGGGGGTGGTATACAAGGCTCGTCACCTGCGGCTGAATCGGCTGGTGGCGTTGAAGATGTTGCGATCCGGGGCCGTGGCGACCCCGGCCGAACAGCAGCGGTTTCGGGCCGAAGCCGAGACCGTCGCCGGGCTCGACCACCCGCACATTGTCCCGATCTTCGAGGCTGGCGACGTGGCCGGGCTGCCCTACTTCGCCATGAAGTATATTGAGGGCCAGAGCCTGTCGGCCCGGATCTCCCGGTACCAGGGGGATCCCGTCTCGACGGCCCGGCTGCTCGCCACGGTGGCCCGCGCGGTCGATGCGGCGCATCGACAAGGGTTTCTCCATCGTGATCTGAAGCCGGCCAACATCCTGATCGACGCAAAGGGGAAGCCGTACGTCACCGACTTCGGTCTGGCCCGTCGTCTCGACGAGGAGGCCACCGCCCTGACCGGATCGGGGGCCGTCCTGGGGACTCCCAGCTACATGGCTCCCGAGCAGGCGGCCGGGTCGCGGCAGGCGGTTGCTGAAGCGGCTGACATCTACAGCCTTGGGGCGATTCTGTACGAGTTGCTGACCGGACGGCCGCCGTTCCGAGCCAAGACGGTGTTGGAGACCTTGGTGCAGGTCCTGGAGCGCGACCCGATTCCGCCGCGTCGGATTCGGCCCGAGGTTTCGCAAGACCTGGAGCAGATCTGCCTGAAATGCCTGGAGAAGGAGCCGAGGCGGCGTTACGCGACCGCCGAGGAACTGGCCAGGGATCTGGATTGCGTGATCCGGGGTGAGGTCGTTGAGTCTCGAGACCTCGGACCCTGGTTGCGATTGCGACGCTGGAGTCGGCGCGAGCCGAAGCTGGCGTTCGGGCTCCTGGGACTGGCGGCGATCTCTGCCCTGTTCGGGATCGACGCGTGGAGGACGGCCGATCAGACAAGCTCGGAGGTCATGTGGGTGATGCTGATCATGATCGTCTGGGCCGCGGCGAAGCTGATCTTCCAGCGGCTCTCTCGGATCGAGTCGCTTGCCTACCTCGCGCCACCGGCCTGGATCGTGACGGACGTCATCCTGTTCACCACGGTCATCGGGCTGGTTGACGGGGTCTCCAGTTCCCTCGTGATTGGTTATCCCTTGCTGATCGCGCTATCGGGTCTCTGGTCTCGCGTTTCCCTTGTCTGGCTGGCAACCTCGCTGGCGATGGGTGGCTACGGGATTCTGGCGCTGAGCCAATCTTCCTCCCTGGCAACGGAGAATCACTCTCCCGGGATCATCCTGACAGCCTTGATCGTCGTTGGTGTTGCCGTTGCTCACCTGGTCCGTCGCCTGAACGCGTTCATCTTTTTTTACGAGAAGTACGTACCGGACGAGGCCCCCTGAGTCGCCACGGGGATCGGAGGCCTCTGATCCCGAAAGGCCAGGATGACGGCACCGTGGAAAGGTCCCGAGCGAGGAAGGACGCGGAGGCGTTACGGAGAGGGGGTGATGGGGCGACCGTCGAGGAGGGTGTCGAGCTCGGCCGCGAGGGAGTCGAGCACCGCCTCGCCGGTGCCGAGGTGGACGGCCTGGACGGTGCCGTCTCGGGCGATGAGGACGAGGGTTGGAACGGAGGTCACGCCGTAGGCGTCGGTGGCCCGGCCGTCGGGGTCGAGCGGAACGAGGAGGTTGACCTCAAGGGCTTCGAGGGTGCGCTGGATCTCGTCGGGTTGCTCACCGACATTGATGGCGTAGCAGACCACCCCGCGATCTCGGTACGGTTGCAATGCGGTCGCAAGGCGGGGGAGCAGGTCGAGGCAAGGGTTGGCCCAGCTTGCCCAGAAGCAGAGGACGACGACCTCTCGACCGGCGTGGAAGGCCAGGGTGGCCTTGTTTCCATCGAGGCGGTTGAGGTCCAGCTCGGGGGCCGGTCCGCCGATCAGGGTTCCGGCCGTCCCGTTGGCCAGGGCGGAGTAGATATCTTCAACCCGTTTTGCGTTGTCGGGCAATTCCAGGGCAAACGCGTCGTCGGGAATCGGTGCGCCGAGGGTCCAGTTGAAGGTGGCGGTGGTGATGAGCCGATCGACGCGGTTTTCCCCTGTGGGGACGGTCAGGATGCGGACGAGCTTCCGGGGCAAGGGCTCGGAGTCGGGGCCGATCCAGAGTTCTTCCTCGTCGCCTCGCCAGCTCAGGGTGTAGCGATCGAGGGTTTGGCCGTCGACCTGTTCGGTTCCGACGAAGGCGCCGTCGGTTGCGTGCGACTGGACGAGGTCCACGAGATCGGGACGCATAAGGGTATCAATGAGCGATCCGCTAATGCTGATGGCGACGATCGGGTTGCGTTCCAGGGCGGCCGCCGGGTCGTTGAGTTGTTCGGCTTGCGAATAGAGGGCCTTGGCGGTGTAGAGGGTGGTGGCGGTCTGGCCGTCGCCGACGACGATCAGGGAGGGTTCAGGACGGTCGCCGGGGCGGACCTCGATCCGGAAGCGGTCGGGGCGCTGCACCTGAAGGCGGTAGAGGTTGGTGCCGGCTTGGTCGTCGTCGCGGGCCCCTTCGACGTTCCAGTCGAGCCGCACGGTCAGGTCGAACGATTCGAGGCCGTCGAGGAAGGCGACGAGCCGATCGTAGGCGGCGATCATCTTCGGGTCGTTCGCGCCGGGGGCCGGGGCGTCCTCCTGCGACGGGGTTGCAGGCAGCGCCAGGGCCAGGACGAAGGACGGCAAGAGTGAAAGCATGTCAGGAGGATCCTGTCAGCGAAGAGGAACGTTCGATGATCATCAATAGGGAGTCGATCCGGAAAGGGCGGCGCGGGCTTGGTTGATGAGGTCCTGGATCCGAAGGACCCGGGCATTGTTCGGGCCGATCTGGCCTCGACCGACGCGGAGGGTGCGATCGACGAGCCGCTGGGCGATCGCCTCGGCCTCGCGGTGTTGCCGGCCGACCGAGGGGTTCCAGCCGCCGGCCGCAAGCCCTTGCCGGAGTCCGAGCAAGGCGTTGCGTAGCTCCTGGGCGTCTCGGTGGAACTGAGGGCCTTCGGGAATGATGGAGACGTTCGGACGGATGCCGAGCAGATAGGCGTCAACCTCTCGGATCGCCTCGTCGATGAAAGGGACGGCCTGGGCCATCGGGGGAAGGATCCCCCCTCCGCCCCCCCATCCGGGAGGGCCGGGCCAGGGAAGCTGGTCGTAGCCAGGGCGATCGATGATCACCGGCTGATTCGGGTCGATGATGAAATCACCTCCCACTCCGAGCAAGCGGCTCAGATCGTCGATCCCGCGCTGAACGTCGTTCCAGGCTCGGGCGATCCGGACCGGGGGTCGAGCCCCCTGGAGGACCGCGGCGGTGTGACGGGCCTGGTTCTGGATCGGCGCGAGGAGTGGCCCGAGCTGCGAGATGAGGAGTTGCCGGCGGGCGAACTCGTTGACGCGACTGAGGCCCGAAGCCATGCCGTCGAGATCACGAAGGACCCCGTCATAGGGTGGGAATCGGCCGATCTCCTGGTCGATCCGGCTACCGAGCACCTGCACACTGGCCAGGGTCCGCTCGGAAACATCGGCCACGAGTCGCCAGTCGTAGCCCGGAGCCGACGGTGGCGAGACGGGAGGCCGGCCGGGCGTGATGCCGCCGGGAGGCAGAGGGGCTCCGCCGTACTCGCGTCGCAGTTCGGCGACCATCCGGTCCATGCGTCGGGCCGAGGCGTTGGCGCTCGGCGCCGTGCCGGGAGGGCGATTCAGCTCGCGTTGGACCTCGGTCAGGGCGCGTTCCACTCCGTCGAAGGCGCGGAGCCGTCGGCTGTCGTCGGCGTGGCGTTGGAGCAACTCGTTGTAGAAGGATTCAGCAGCGCCTCGGAGCGCATTGCCCCGGATTTCCAGGTTGCGGCCCTGTCGGGTGCCCGCCAGCTCGTATCGGACCTCCTCGACAAACCGATCCGACTCGGCCACAAGTTGTTCGGCCAGCACGGTGGCCGCGCTGCCTCGGCCGAACTGGGCCCGGGCCGTCGGCCCGACCTCCGAACCGAGCGTCAGAAATAGCAGCTGCAGCACGACGACGGTCGAGGATCGGCACATGGAAAACAACCTCTGGATGCTGGTGTCGAACACGCCTCCTGCGACCGGAGCGCCCTCCTTTGGCGCGTGTCTTCTCCGATTGCGTTACTCAAAGAACGGAAGGACATAACGGGCCAGCAAGGCGGGCGGTTGCTTGGGCAGGATGAGCAACAGGCCCAGAGCGATGCAGGTCATCTGGGTGATCACGGCGAGCCAGACAATTCCGAGACTGACGGCTCGGGCCTCTCCCGATCCAGGGCGGCGGCGACGGCGACGGGGAGTGCCAGGACGAAGCAGACTTCGGGCTCGATGAATATAAGCGTTTCCGAGGGCGAAGTGAACCAGGGCACAACAGAGCACACTGAACAGCAGGAAGACGCTTCCGGCATGCTGAGCGACCCCTTCGCCACCGCGAAGGTCCTGAAAGGCGAGCGCGGCAAAGGCCACGAGCGTGGCATTGTCGGACCCTCGGAGGATCTCCTCGTTGCCAAAGAGAAGCAATTCCTGAGTGACCCCTTCCGCCGGAGCCGGAGTCGAAGCCGGAGTGTCTTGATCCTCGGGGGGAGGGGAACTGGTCATGATTCCCTGGGGTTCGACGAAGAAGGAAAAAGAAAAAAAAAGAGGCTCAAAGGAGCATCGGGAACGCCTCGGATCGAGGGGACGTGGCGCTTGCGGCGAGGGGATCGGTTCAAGAGATTTGGAGGTTGATCATCCGAGTCGGATCGGCCATTGAGGATCACCGCCGGGCTGATCCGACCGATGACGCTCTGAGCGATTTTCGAATCCGAGTCCCTCCCCGTCGGACGGTCAGGGCGGCGACGATCAAGACGGTGGCGCGCATGGCCTTCGACCCGGAATCTGCTCCGGGATCGTCGGCGGCGGCGGTCGACGAGGCCGCACTGGCTGCCGAGGCATCCTCCTCGGCGCTGGCCATGCCGACGCTCACGGAGGCGATGGTCGAGTCGGAATCGGCATCGGTGCTCGAGGAGGATTGCTCGGCCGAGACGATTTGCTCGGAGCCAATCGCCGCGTCGCCCTGGGTCTCGGCCTCGGCCGAGGCCACCTCGGACGAGGAGGGAGCGGAGGGAGCCGCAGGGACCGTATTGGTTTCCTCAGCGTTGTTCATCGGAGCGGACGCCTCGGCCACGGGCGGGGCGACCGACCTTGAATTCAGGTCTGGCGCGTCCTGTCCGACCAGGATCGCGATTGGAGCGGCGAGGCCGGGAGGGATTGCCGGGGGGGGACCTCCGGGATCACCTGGAGCCCTTCCCAGCGCGGGGACCTCCGGGTCGATCGAACGGGCCGGAAGCAGGGCCTCGGCCAGGGCCTCGTTGGGCGATTGTGGCTCGAACACGGGCTCCGGGTCGAACCGGAAGCTCGGAAGACGAGGGGGATCGGGGGCGGCCACCGTCACGGGAAGGCCCAGTACGGGCGCCTCTTGCTGATCGTCCGTCAGGGTGACCGTGACCACGAAGGTACCGATGCGATCGTATTGAAACGTCGTGCTCAGCGAGGTTGAACCGGGGGGCAGGACGCTTCGGATCGGGCTGCCGGTTCCCCAGTCGATCTCGACGGTCAAGGGGTCAAGGGGGCCCGGATCGGAGAATTCGGCGGTCAGCTCGATCGGCGATCCCTGGGTGGCGCGATCGGGAATCACGATCTGCCGAAGCCTGGGGGGAGCGTTCCGCACGAGGACCCGAGCGGTTGCCACGGCCTCGTTGCTTCCATCGTTTACCCGAACGGTGATCTCGTACTGACCGTCCTGGAGGTAGCGATGCGACCGATCCGGCAAGCGGCCGGGGCGATCGAGGTCGAAGGTCTCGACGGGCGAGCCGTCTCCCCAGTCCACCTCGACCGACCAGCGATCCTGAGGGCTTGGGTCGTCGAAGGCGCCGAGGGAGAAGCTGACGTCGGTTCCTTCGATGGCGTCCTGATCGGCTGCGATCGTCACGGAGGGGGGAGCGTTGCTCACGACGATGACCTGCTCGGCCTCGTCGAACGCGCCGAGGGGATCTTCGACCCGGACGGTCAGGCGGACGTCTCCGCTTTGAGGGACCGTCAGCCAGGCTTCGCCGGGAACGTCTGACGGTTCGAGCCGGCCATTGCCTTCCAGCGAGAAATCAAAGGTAAGCTGATCGTCCGGATCGGGGTCGGAGGCGACGACGATCACCCGGCTTGGGGTCCCCTCGACGACCGGCGTCTGGACCTGAATCGAGCGGATCCGAGGGGGTTGATTTTGCGGTTCGGGGGGGAGTTCGACATCGATCAGCCCGCTGTCGATGCCCACCGTGAAGTCAAAGAAGTTGTCAAACGGGTCGACGTCGAGAAGCTGAAACGCGGCCACTCCGTTGTCCCGGATCGACTCGTAAATGAGTTGGAGGGTTTCGGGGTCGGTCACGTGAAAGAAGCCGGTGTCCACGAGATCGTTGCGGAAACCGCCGTCAGGGTTCTGGGAAAGGATGGCCGTTCCTGAGGAGTTGGTCTCGACCGTGGTGACCTGATCGAACCGACCGACGGTGATCCCGTTGAGCAGCAGGGTGTTGTCGTCGCGGTCGAAGTCGCCGGGGCCGGTGTCGCCGTCCTCGAGCGTCAGGCGAACGCTCAGCTCGGCAATGGAACCGCCGAGGGCATCGACCACGGCCGAAGAAAACCCGGATCGCACGCCGATGGTGCCCGGATTGCCCCGGAAGTCAGCGGGTTCTCCGGTCGAAAAATTCCCGACGAAGAGGTTGCTCGCCCGGACCTGCGAAACGATCCGACGCCCGTTCTCGCCGATCAGGTCGAGCACAATCCCCCCGACGCGAGACACCGCTTCGGGGAGCAGGCCGCCGCTTGTGGGCGACGTCATGGTGAACGTCGTCAACAAGGCCCGCGGTTCGAGCCGTTGCAGCTCAGGACGAACGCGCAAGCATCGGGAGCGGACACGGGATCGTTGCATCAGGCACACACAAAAGGGGGGCTCAGGGTTCGAAACCAATCACGACCCACGCCAGGGTTTTTCAGGCCACTTGGGACACAGACTCCCTTACATACAGCATTTCATTGTAACCGCCGAATACCCATTCGGCGACCATGTTCGCTCGATCTCCTTCCTTGCACGATGCCACTTCGGGGAAAGCGACGCGAGGACGTGATTGCCCGATCAGGAACGGTTTTTCAACGCATCCTCTTTCAAGCCGTCTGTTAACGGTCTAAAATTGAGTGTGTGTCGGATTCTTCGCGACGGGGAATCACCACGGTTGTGCCATGTCGGCCCTGCTCCGCGACGGTTCGCGGATCGGGGCCGTTTGTGTTTGGATTGGAGATCCGTTGAAGACCTGAATCGCTGCCCCGCTCGCACGACTTCAAGCTGCCGGGGACGCTGGGAGGAGACCGACCTTCGAGCGGCCCGACGGACGAGACGCCACGGAGCGATCGCCATGCGTTCTCATCCTCAAGCGTTCGACCTCGAC is part of the Tautonia rosea genome and encodes:
- a CDS encoding sialidase family protein; this translates as MSILTLASFLALIVASTPQADPPAGGSPTINRIFGPEIETGPYKHPACMDELANGDLYLVYYGGAGEYATDTAVYGSRLAKGSDAWTFPEVIAKDPLRSAGNGVIWQAPDGLVWLFYVVRFGETWSSSRIQFKVSRDGAQTWSDASILATEAGMMVRNRPIVLDDGSYLLPAYFETGEDTESVGPDTCSVFYRFDPADPFAGWQELGRIRSARGNLQPSPVQLPDGRIVAYCRRGGDYGPTTDGYIIRAESDDRGQTWTEGLNSEFPNPNAAVDFLKLQSGNLLLVYNDSMTRRTPLAVALSTDNDASYPHRRVIADGDRDYGYPIVFQARDGRIHLVFTSDRRSVVNHAIFDESWVLGQE
- a CDS encoding DUF2092 domain-containing protein — protein: MLSLLPSFVLALALPATPSQEDAPAPGANDPKMIAAYDRLVAFLDGLESFDLTVRLDWNVEGARDDDQAGTNLYRLQVQRPDRFRIEVRPGDRPEPSLIVVGDGQTATTLYTAKALYSQAEQLNDPAAALERNPIVAISISGSLIDTLMRPDLVDLVQSHATDGAFVGTEQVDGQTLDRYTLSWRGDEEELWIGPDSEPLPRKLVRILTVPTGENRVDRLITTATFNWTLGAPIPDDAFALELPDNAKRVEDIYSALANGTAGTLIGGPAPELDLNRLDGNKATLAFHAGREVVVLCFWASWANPCLDLLPRLATALQPYRDRGVVCYAINVGEQPDEIQRTLEALEVNLLVPLDPDGRATDAYGVTSVPTLVLIARDGTVQAVHLGTGEAVLDSLAAELDTLLDGRPITPSP
- a CDS encoding serine/threonine-protein kinase, yielding MSADHHVDSDPIPLSIAARIDRVCDRFEASWKTGSRPRIEDDLTVMDPEGREALLRDLLALELDYRERCGERPTLSEYRQRFPHEEAIVETVFRASVEHPPGPNTEAECEGEGEETCTFDYPSNASQDEQGLPRLSSGRFGDYELIAMLGRGGMGVVYKARHLRLNRLVALKMLRSGAVATPAEQQRFRAEAETVAGLDHPHIVPIFEAGDVAGLPYFAMKYIEGQSLSARISRYQGDPVSTARLLATVARAVDAAHRQGFLHRDLKPANILIDAKGKPYVTDFGLARRLDEEATALTGSGAVLGTPSYMAPEQAAGSRQAVAEAADIYSLGAILYELLTGRPPFRAKTVLETLVQVLERDPIPPRRIRPEVSQDLEQICLKCLEKEPRRRYATAEELARDLDCVIRGEVVESRDLGPWLRLRRWSRREPKLAFGLLGLAAISALFGIDAWRTADQTSSEVMWVMLIMIVWAAAKLIFQRLSRIESLAYLAPPAWIVTDVILFTTVIGLVDGVSSSLVIGYPLLIALSGLWSRVSLVWLATSLAMGGYGILALSQSSSLATENHSPGIILTALIVVGVAVAHLVRRLNAFIFFYEKYVPDEAP
- a CDS encoding ECF-type sigma factor yields the protein MKRADEGSVTVWIGDLKRDADTAAEELWERYFGQLVRLAAARLRGASRAAADEEDVALSAFDSFCRNAERGRFPRLEDRNDLWRILVTITTRKATDQRQWQGRRKRGGGLVLDEAALEGPEAQGRARGLVAVAGREPTPEFAAIVTEEYRRRLDTLPDDVLRRIAQWKLEGERHEEIARRLDCSVRSVERKLALIRRYWLTEEPT
- a CDS encoding PKD domain-containing protein, with the translated sequence MTSPTSGGLLPEAVSRVGGIVLDLIGENGRRIVSQVRASNLFVGNFSTGEPADFRGNPGTIGVRSGFSSAVVDALGGSIAELSVRLTLEDGDTGPGDFDRDDNTLLLNGITVGRFDQVTTVETNSSGTAILSQNPDGGFRNDLVDTGFFHVTDPETLQLIYESIRDNGVAAFQLLDVDPFDNFFDFTVGIDSGLIDVELPPEPQNQPPRIRSIQVQTPVVEGTPSRVIVVASDPDPDDQLTFDFSLEGNGRLEPSDVPGEAWLTVPQSGDVRLTVRVEDPLGAFDEAEQVIVVSNAPPSVTIAADQDAIEGTDVSFSLGAFDDPSPQDRWSVEVDWGDGSPVETFDLDRPGRLPDRSHRYLQDGQYEITVRVNDGSNEAVATARVLVRNAPPRLRQIVIPDRATQGSPIELTAEFSDPGPLDPLTVEIDWGTGSPIRSVLPPGSTSLSTTFQYDRIGTFVVTVTLTDDQQEAPVLGLPVTVAAPDPPRLPSFRFDPEPVFEPQSPNEALAEALLPARSIDPEVPALGRAPGDPGGPPPAIPPGLAAPIAILVGQDAPDLNSRSVAPPVAEASAPMNNAEETNTVPAAPSAPSSSEVASAEAETQGDAAIGSEQIVSAEQSSSSTDADSDSTIASVSVGMASAEEDASAASAASSTAAADDPGADSGSKAMRATVLIVAALTVRRGGTRIRKSLRASSVGSARR